In Planctomycetota bacterium, the genomic window GCGGACCCAAGGAGCTGGGTCGACCCACGCGTGCCCTTTCTGCCGAGCAGATCGAGCAGCCGGTCACGATTCTCGACACCTTCGACAACCCCCGGCCGGGCCGGGACTTTGAGATTCGCTTCGTCTTTCCGGAGTTCACCAGCATCTGCCCCGTTACGGGCCAGCCGGACTTCGCGACGTTCACCATCACCTACACGCCCGCCGACGTGTGCGTGGAGATGAAGTCGCTCAAGCTCTACTTCCTGGCGTTCCGCGACAAGGGCATGTTTTACGAGGCGGTGACCAACCAGGTCTTCGACGATCTGCACCAGACGCTCTCGCCCCGCCGCCTGAAGGTCGAAGGCGACTTCGCCGTCCGCGGCGGGACCAAGGGCGTGGTCACCGTCACAAGTGACTAGCCTGCGGGCGATGTCTGGCCGGAAGCTCATTGCGATTGATCTCGACGGCACGCTGCTCGGGCCGGACGGGCTGGTCAGCGAGGCGACGCGTGATGCGTATTCCCATGTCCTCGGTGCGGGGCATGAGGTCGTCATCGCGACGGGCCGCACGTGGTACGAGAGCACCAGCGTCGTCGACGCGATCGGCCATCGTGGCTTCGGCGTCTTTGTCGGCGGAGCTGTGACGGTTGACCTGGCTCGCGATGCGATCGTCCGGCGCCAGGCGATGGATCGCGAACTGGCACGCTCGACGTGCGACGTCCTGGAGCAGCACGACCTGACGCCGCTGGTGCTGCAGGACCGCGAGGCGGCGGGTGTCGACTACGTCTTCGGCCCGCGGCCGGTGCCGAAGGACGTGCTGCACTGGAACGCCCGCAACGATATGAAGACGCGTCGCGTTGACGATCTGGCCGAACTCGATCACGTGCACACGATGCGCATCGGCACCCTCGGCCCGCAGCGACAAACCGACGCCGCCCGCGCTGAACTCGATCGCCTTCACGCTGGAGACATCGTCACATGCCAGATCGACCTGGCGACCTATGGCGTCGAGCTGTTGGAGGTCTTCGACCGCACCGTCAACAAGTGGGCCGGCGTGTCACACATCGCCGACAAGCTCGGCATCAAACACGGCGACGTCATCGCGATCGGCGACGACATGAACGACCTGCCGATGATCGAGGCCGCCGGTTTGGGTGTTGCAATGGGCAACGCGAAAGAGCCAGTCCAACGCGCGGCGGATCGAATCATCGACACGCACGCGAATGACGGGCTGGCCGAGTTTTTGAGAGAGCTTGTCGGCTGACGGTCACATGCGTGTGCCGATGATCGTTGCCTCGAAGGCGATGCCGCCGTTGACGACGCCTTGGCACTTGGCCTTGATGCGGCGGTGGCGCTTTTCAATCAGCTCGCAGAGGATGTAGAGCGTTTGCCCTGGCTCGACGGCGGTGCGGAACTTGACGTCTTCGAGCCCACCGAAGCCGATGAAGCCGTCCCAGCCGACGTAGGTCGCAGTCAGGAAGCTGCTGGCCTGGGCGGCAGCTTCGAGCATGATGACGCCTGGCAACAGCGGTCGGCCGGGGATGTGCCCTTCGACCCAGAACTCGTCCGCCGTCACGTCCTTTCGGCCGATGATCCGCCCCTCGTCGGTCCAGACGACGGCGTTGAGGTGCTCCATGTCGCCGCGCTGCGGGTTGTGCTGGCGAATCTCATCGATGTCGTGCTTCACGGCATCGAGGTCGATAGTGGATAGATCAAAAAGGGTCGCTGGCGGCATTGAGGGGATGCAGGGGCAAGGGGCAGCAGCCGACGTCGAGGAGCAGTGCAAAACCAGGGACAAGTCTCAAGCTTGTCCCGTAGCGCTTGCCCCTGTTGGAGTTCCGCTTCAGCGGCTATCAGTCGTCGCCGCCACGCTGCTCGAGAACGAGCTTGCGCATGTCCTGGGCGTGATTCTTGACGTCCTGCAGACGCTTGCGGACACGCGTGCCTGCTGCCTTGTTGCCGCCTTCTGCCTTGCGAACATCGTCTTCGGCTTCGGCGATGAGGTCACGCAGCTGCTGGTAGGACTCGCTCAGGCTCATCAGGGTTTCTCGTTGCTGGAGTAAAGGGGGACGTCAATCCATGCCCCGAAACAACCGGGGCCGACGGGGGTTCTAGCGGCTTCCCCGAACGGGTTCAACCAAAAGAACGCGGAATACAGCGTAGCGCACGAACCTCCGCCTAGCGCGGCAGATCTCGCTCGCCGCGGGCGTAGGCGTGGAAAGCCTGCTTCAGCCGACGCGACACCTCGCCCGGCGTGCCCGCTCCGATCGGCCGACCGTCGATCTTGACCACCGGGATCACCTCCGCCGCCGTACCGGTCAAAAAGCACTCGTCAGCGACGTAGAGATCGTGCCGAACGAGGTTCCGCTCCCGGCACTCGATGCCCTCCTGCCGGCACAGCCGCATCACGACGTCGCGCGTGATGCCCTCCAAAATCCCGGCCTCGGCAGGCGGCGTGGAGACGACGCCGTTCTTCACGAGAAAGACATTGTCCGCCGTGCACTCGGCGACGTGGCCGAGGTGGTTGAGCATGATCGCCTCCAGCACGCCCGCGTCGTTGGCCTCGATCTTGCCAAGCACGCTGTTGAGGTAGTTGAGGCTCTTTACCCGCGGCGGCGTGGCGTTCGGGTGGTTCTTGCAGTGGCTGGCGACCACGACGTCCAGGCCCTTCTCGTAGAGCTCCTCTGGGTAGAGGGTGATGGTCGAGGCGATGCAGAAGACGCTGGCTCGTGGGCACTTCCGCGGGTCCAGTCCGAGGTCACCCACGCCGCGCGTCGCAACG contains:
- the queF gene encoding preQ(1) synthase; amino-acid sequence: MATIDQAGGPKELGRPTRALSAEQIEQPVTILDTFDNPRPGRDFEIRFVFPEFTSICPVTGQPDFATFTITYTPADVCVEMKSLKLYFLAFRDKGMFYEAVTNQVFDDLHQTLSPRRLKVEGDFAVRGGTKGVVTVTSD
- a CDS encoding HAD family hydrolase — its product is MSGRKLIAIDLDGTLLGPDGLVSEATRDAYSHVLGAGHEVVIATGRTWYESTSVVDAIGHRGFGVFVGGAVTVDLARDAIVRRQAMDRELARSTCDVLEQHDLTPLVLQDREAAGVDYVFGPRPVPKDVLHWNARNDMKTRRVDDLAELDHVHTMRIGTLGPQRQTDAARAELDRLHAGDIVTCQIDLATYGVELLEVFDRTVNKWAGVSHIADKLGIKHGDVIAIGDDMNDLPMIEAAGLGVAMGNAKEPVQRAADRIIDTHANDGLAEFLRELVG
- a CDS encoding 3-hydroxyacyl-ACP dehydratase FabZ family protein; amino-acid sequence: MKHDIDEIRQHNPQRGDMEHLNAVVWTDEGRIIGRKDVTADEFWVEGHIPGRPLLPGVIMLEAAAQASSFLTATYVGWDGFIGFGGLEDVKFRTAVEPGQTLYILCELIEKRHRRIKAKCQGVVNGGIAFEATIIGTRM
- a CDS encoding histone H1, which encodes MSLSESYQQLRDLIAEAEDDVRKAEGGNKAAGTRVRKRLQDVKNHAQDMRKLVLEQRGGDD
- the ilvE gene encoding branched-chain-amino-acid transaminase — encoded protein: MAAEEQVWIDGRLVNKGDAMVSVFDHGLLYGDGVFEGIRAYGGKVFEEQAHLDRFYESARSIRLDVPYAADELSRVMSDLLVTNGLNDAYIRLVATRGVGDLGLDPRKCPRASVFCIASTITLYPEELYEKGLDVVVASHCKNHPNATPPRVKSLNYLNSVLGKIEANDAGVLEAIMLNHLGHVAECTADNVFLVKNGVVSTPPAEAGILEGITRDVVMRLCRQEGIECRERNLVRHDLYVADECFLTGTAAEVIPVVKIDGRPIGAGTPGEVSRRLKQAFHAYARGERDLPR